Proteins from a genomic interval of Oncorhynchus nerka isolate Pitt River linkage group LG13, Oner_Uvic_2.0, whole genome shotgun sequence:
- the LOC115139332 gene encoding adenylate cyclase type 3-like, protein MSLNRVYTDTEQSAEDTGECSATVSSDNGHGAGRTHEVTVRNTGCCVCLPRIMRLTFAPESLEQLYQVYFRRQRQETLLVLVVFAALFNCYVIVMCAVVYTTDKRTMIVVAAVGLAADIVLYTLCRLRKLPATPVVRGAIPYILWLMIAVHVLCYLGLNYQLFPQASDTAGWQVFFSFSCFLTLPLTLVPLLLLTALSCGIHTLVVGVTIAQRHQDSLQGTILLRQLLANWVLYLCAVTVGVISYYMADRKYRTAFLEARQSLEVKLTLEEQSTQQEELLLSILPKHIAEEMLEGMKKQANQNEVQQFNTMYMYRHENVSILFADIVGFTQLSSACSAQELVKLLNELFARFDKLAAQHHQLRIKILGDCYYCICGLPDYRDDHAACSIMMGLAMVEAISYVREKTKTEVDMRVGVHTGTVLGGVLGQRRWQFDVWSTDVTVANKMESGGIPGRVHISQSTMECLHGEFDLEPGNGGERCEYLLEKGIDTYLVVFSKETTQVNGLNRVNRISPQLINTTETNGSVGSVRGTPTERKQEAKTQVTSPQRQIKKNVDARESEQELNRLLHLELLERENEETAKERRTNPVSLQFVDGELEERYSAEKERQSGVAFCCSCLVLFFSAGMEVLIDPMLVVNYVTLAIGEGLLLILTICSMAAVFPRMFSKRLVSFSMWIDRTRWARNTWAMAAIFVLTMAEIADMLSCVQPPFLFLNTSAGLSRESLGDGGCAENPKHYSYMAVLSLVATTMLVQVSHLVKLGLMLLVIVATGAVNIYSWRDIYDLYDFIRFTSYRMSMVPSKYLMTVMIMIMMICFYYFARHVERQSRKLFLWKIEVHDQKERVFEMRRWNEALVTNMLPEHVAKHFLGSKKRDEELYSQSYDEIGVMFASIPNFSDFYTEEGINNGGIECLRILNEIISDFDCLLDRNEFRFITKIKTIGSTYMAASGVTPESNTNGYCNRPIEEQSLLERWQHLADLADFALAMKVTLTKLNDQSFNNFMLRIGLNKGSVLAGVIGARKPHYDIWGNTVNVASRMESTGVMGNIQVVEDCYDILKEYGFRFVRRGPIFVKGKGELLTFFMKGKDKTSSNGTGPTTTTTLPHQVVDHS, encoded by the exons ATGTCTCTAAACCGGGTTTACACGGACACGGAGCAGTCTGCAGAGGATACTGGAGAATGTTCGGCCACAGTCTCATCCGACAACGGGCACGGGGCAGGTCGTACGCACGAGGTGACCGTGCGCAACACCGGCTGCTGCGTGTGCCTGCCGCGCATCATGCGCCTCACCTTTGCGCCCGAGTCCCTCGAGCAGCTCTACCAGGTCTACTTCCGACGACAGCGACAGGAGACTCTTCTCGTGCTGGTGGTGTTTGCGGCGCTTTTCAACTGCTATGTCATTGTCATGTGCGCAGTGGTGTACACAACAGACAAACGTACAATGATCGTGGTCGCGGCAGTTGGACTTGCTGCGGATATTGTACTCTACACGCTTTGCCGACTGCGCAAGCTCCCCGCGACGCCTGTTGTGCGCGGTGCAATACCATACATACTCTGGTTGATGATAGCCGTGCACGTGCTGTGCTACCTGGGGCTGAACTACCAGCTTTTCCCCCAAGCCAGTGACACAGCGGGCTGGCAGGTTTTCTTCAGCTTCTCCTGCTTCCTGACACTGCCCCTGACCCTGGTCCCTCTCCTGCTGCTCACAGCTCTGTCCTGTGGGATCCATACCCTGGTGGTGGGGGTCACCATCGCCCAAAGGCACCAGGACAGCCTGCAGGGAACCATACTGCTCAGACAG CTCCTGGCTAACTGGGTGTTGTACCTTTGTGCGGTCACTGTGGGCGTGATATCATACTACATGGCCGACAGGAAGTACCGAACGGCCTTCCTGGAGGCGCGCCAGTCCCTGGAGGTCAAACTCACCCTGGAGGAGCAGAGCACCCAGCAG GAGGAGTTGTTGCTGTCCATCCTGCCCAAACACATAGCAGAAGAGATGCTGGAGGGCATGAAGAAACAGGCTAACCAGAACGAAGTGCAGCAGTTCAACACCATGTACATGTACCGTCATGAGAACGTCAG TATCCTATTTGCTGATATAGTGGGTTTTACACAGCTCTCCTCAGCGTGTAGTGCACAAGAGCTGGTCAAGCTGCTCAACGAACTGTTCGCCCGCTTTGACAAGCTAGCTGCT cAACACCACCAGTTGCGTATCAAGATCCTGGgagactgttactactgtatcTGTGGCCTGCCTGATTACCGTGATGACCACGCAGCCTGTTCCATCATGATGGGCCTGGCCATGGTGGAGGCCATCTC GTATGTGCGTGAGAAGACTAAGACAGAGGTTGACATGCGTGTGGGGGTGCACACAGGCACTGTGCTGGGAGGGGTGCTGGGACAGAGGAGGTGGCAGTTTGATGTCTGGTCCACTGATGTCACTGTGGCCAACAAGATGGAGTCAGGAGGGATACCTGG GCGTGTCCACATCTCCCAGAGCACCATGgagtgtctgcatggagagtttGACCTGGAGCCAGGAAACGGAGGGGAGAGGTGTGAGTACCTGCTGGAGAAAGGCATAGATACCTACCTGGTGGTGTTCTCCAAGGAAACCACCCAGGTCAACGGACTCAACAGGGTA AATAGAATCTCTCCCCAGTTGATTAACACCACAGAGACCAATGGGAGTGTCGGTTCTGTCCGGGGCACGCCCACAGAGCGCAAACAGGAAGCAAAAACACAG GTGACGAGCCCTCAGCGTCAAATAAAAAAGAATGTAGATGCCAGGGAGAGTGAACAGGAGCTGAACAGACTACTGCACCTGGagctgctggagagagagaacgaagagac tGCGAAGGAGCGTCGGACCAACCCTGTGTCCCTGCAGTTTGTGGATGGGGAGTTGGAGGAGCGTTACTCTGCAGAGAAGGAAAGACAGAGTGGTGTAGCTTTCTGCTGCAGCTGCCTGGTCCTCTTTTTCTCTGCAGGCATGGAGGTCCTCATAGACCCAAT GCTGGTAGTGAACTATGTGACCCTGGCGATTGGAGAGGGGTTGCTGCTCATTCTCACTATCTGCTCCATGGCTGCCGTCTTCCCTCGT ATGTTCTCGAAGAGGCTCGTGTCGTTCTCGATGTGGATCGATCGAACCCGTTGGGCACGGAACACCTGGGCCATGGCAGCCATCTTTGTTTTAACCATGGCTGAGATTGCCGATATG CTGAGCTGTGTCCAGCCTCCCTTCCTGTTCCTCAACACCAGTGCTGGCCTCAGCAGGGAGTCGCTAGGTGACGGAGGTTGTGCAGAAAACCCTAAACACTACAGCTATATGGCGGTGCTGTCGCTTGTGGCGACCACCATGCTGGTGCAGGTGAGCCACCTGGTCAAGCTGGGGCTCATGCTGCTGGTCATTGTGGCAACGGGCGCCGTCAACATCTACAGCTGGAGGGATATCTACGACCTGTATGACTTCATACGATTCACCAGCTACAG GATGTCTATGGTCCCTTCCAAGTACCTTATGACAGTGATGATCATGATCATGATGATCTGCTTCTACTACTTTGCCAGACAT GTGGAGAGGCAGTCGCGGAAGCTTTTCCTGTGGAAGATTGAGGTGCATGACCAGAAGGAGAGGGTGTTTGAGATGAGGCGCTGGAATGAAGCGCTGGTCACCAACATGCTGCCTGAACATGTAGCCAAACACTTCCTTGGTTCTAAGAAGAGAGACGAG GAGCTGTACAGCCAGTCATACGATGAGATAGGAGTGATGTTTGCCTCCATCCCCAACTTCTCAGACTTCTACACAGAGGAGGGCATCAACAATGGGGGCATAGAGTGTCTGAGGATCCTCAATGAGATTATCTCTGACTTTGACTGT CTGTTGGACAGGAATGAGTTCCGCTTCATCACTAAGATTAAGACTATAGGAAGCACCTACATGGCTGCATCTGGAGTCACACCCGAGAGCAACACCAACGGATACTGCAACCGCCCG ATAGAGGAACAGTCATTGTTAGAACGTTGGCAGCACTTAGCTGACCTGGCAGACTTTGCTCTGGCCATGAAGGTCACTCTCACCAAACTCAACGACCAGTCCTTCAACAACTTTATGCTACGCAtcg GTCTGAATAAGGGCTCGGTTTTGGCTGGAGTGATTGGTGCTCGTAAACCTCATTATGACATCTGGGGCAACACAGTCAACGTAGCCAGCAGAATGGAGTCTACAGGGGTGATGGGCAACATCCAG GTGGTGGAGGACTGTTATGACATCCTAAAGGAGTACGGATTCCGCTTCGTCAGGAGAGGCCCCATCTTTGTCAAGGGGAAGGGGGAGCTACTAACCTTCTTCATGAAAGGGAAAGACAAAACTAGTAGCAACGGCACTGgtcccaccactactactacccttCCTCACCAAGTAGTGGACCATTCCTGA